The Kineothrix sp. MB12-C1 genome includes a window with the following:
- a CDS encoding GNAT family N-acetyltransferase produces the protein MTEGEFSYDIRMAYMDEWEESIALAWKTFLQFEAEDYEPKGVRSFENFITDNTLYRMFIMGAYQMFVAVSNHKIIGMITVRSNSHISLLFVDEKYHRRGIGKALILRLCGYLKTELGVDKVTVNASPFGVEFYHRVGFWDLGVEQTVDGIRYTPMEISLDGI, from the coding sequence ATGACAGAGGGTGAATTTTCTTACGATATTCGAATGGCATATATGGATGAATGGGAAGAATCTATTGCACTCGCGTGGAAAACTTTCCTCCAATTTGAAGCAGAGGATTATGAACCGAAGGGTGTTAGGAGCTTTGAGAACTTTATTACTGACAATACGCTGTACCGAATGTTTATTATGGGAGCATACCAGATGTTCGTTGCAGTGAGCAATCACAAGATCATCGGAATGATTACAGTTAGAAGCAATTCCCATATATCTTTACTGTTCGTGGATGAGAAATATCATAGAAGAGGTATCGGTAAGGCTCTTATACTTCGTCTGTGTGGATATTTGAAGACAGAGTTGGGAGTTGATAAGGTCACTGTGAATGCTTCACCTTTTGGTGTGGAGTTTTACCATAGAGTAGGGTTTTGGGATCTGGGAGTGGAACAGACGGTCGATGGCATCCGTTATACACCGATGGAAATATCCTTAGATGGAATCTAA
- a CDS encoding methionyl aminopeptidase, with translation MFKKLERNEPCWCKSGKKYKACHEPFDDKVLHYQREGHMIPDRDMIKTKEQIDGIRESGKVNIAILDYVAEHIREGISTEDIDRMVYEKTVELGGIPAPLHYDGYPKSVCTSIDDQVCHGIPAEDIILKSGDIINVDVSTIYKGYFSDSSRMFCIGEVGEEKAKVVRVAKECMEKGIEQVKPWNFLGDMGEAVHNHALQNGYSIVREIGGHGVGIEFHEDLFVSYVTKKGTETLLVPGMVFTIEPMVNMGTNEIYIDDDNGWTAYTRDKKPSAQWEVTIAVTEEGYEILAY, from the coding sequence ATGTTCAAAAAATTAGAAAGAAATGAGCCCTGCTGGTGCAAAAGCGGCAAAAAATATAAGGCCTGTCATGAACCTTTTGATGATAAGGTGTTACATTACCAGCGGGAAGGACATATGATACCTGATAGGGATATGATCAAGACAAAAGAGCAGATTGACGGTATTCGTGAGAGCGGGAAAGTTAATATAGCGATTCTTGATTATGTGGCAGAGCATATAAGGGAAGGAATATCCACAGAGGATATTGACCGTATGGTATATGAAAAGACAGTGGAACTGGGCGGTATTCCTGCACCCCTTCATTATGATGGATATCCCAAGAGTGTATGTACTTCTATCGATGATCAAGTATGCCATGGCATTCCGGCCGAAGATATCATCTTGAAAAGCGGAGATATCATTAATGTGGATGTATCCACAATTTATAAAGGCTATTTCTCTGATTCCTCTCGTATGTTCTGTATTGGTGAGGTGGGGGAGGAGAAGGCGAAGGTTGTTCGTGTGGCAAAAGAGTGTATGGAAAAAGGTATCGAACAAGTAAAGCCGTGGAATTTCCTCGGTGATATGGGAGAAGCCGTTCACAACCATGCACTTCAGAATGGATATAGTATCGTAAGGGAAATAGGCGGCCACGGAGTAGGAATTGAATTCCATGAAGACCTCTTTGTAAGCTATGTAACAAAAAAGGGAACAGAGACCTTATTGGTTCCCGGAATGGTATTCACGATTGAGCCGATGGTCAATATGGGGACGAATGAAATCTATATTGATGATGACAACGGATGGACGGCGTATACAAGGGATAAGAAGCCGTCCGCGCAGTGGGAAGTGACCATAGCGGTAACGGAAGAAGGATATGAGATTCTGGCATATTGA
- a CDS encoding ABC transporter ATP-binding protein: MASLSLKNICKVYPNGFEAVKDFNLEITDQEFIIFVGPSGCGKSTTLRMIAGLEDISSGELKIGDRIVNDVEPKDRDIAMVFQNYALYPHMSVYDNMAFGLKLRKVPKDEIDKMVKEAAKILDLTPLLERKPKALSGGQRQRVAMGRAIVRNPKVFLMDEPLSNLDAKLRVQMRIEIAKLHQRLGTTIIYVTHDQTEAMTLGTRIVVMKDGLIQQVDTPQNLYEKPHNLFVAGFMGSPQMNFLDAEVEVSGDVASLKVAGNSIPLPPAKSKKLIEGGYAGKKVTFGIRPEDVYDSEMFIETSKCVFESNIKVYELLGAEVYLYFDLAEFPITARVDSRTTARPGDTVKFAFDVEKIHVFDKETEQVITN, translated from the coding sequence ATGGCAAGTTTATCATTAAAGAATATCTGCAAAGTTTATCCTAACGGATTCGAAGCAGTAAAAGACTTTAATCTTGAGATTACAGATCAGGAGTTTATTATTTTCGTAGGACCGTCAGGATGCGGTAAATCTACAACGCTCCGTATGATTGCAGGTCTGGAAGATATTTCTTCCGGAGAACTGAAAATCGGTGACAGAATAGTTAACGATGTGGAGCCTAAGGACAGAGATATCGCAATGGTATTCCAGAACTATGCTCTCTATCCTCATATGTCAGTTTATGATAATATGGCTTTCGGTCTCAAATTGAGAAAAGTTCCGAAAGATGAAATCGATAAGATGGTAAAAGAAGCAGCTAAGATTCTTGACTTAACACCTCTTCTTGAGCGTAAGCCCAAGGCTCTTTCCGGTGGACAGAGACAGCGTGTTGCTATGGGTCGTGCTATCGTTCGTAACCCTAAAGTATTCCTTATGGACGAACCTCTTTCTAACTTGGATGCAAAGCTCCGTGTACAGATGCGTATAGAGATCGCTAAATTACATCAGAGACTTGGCACAACCATCATCTACGTTACCCATGACCAGACAGAGGCTATGACCCTTGGTACAAGAATCGTAGTTATGAAAGATGGTCTTATCCAGCAGGTAGATACACCTCAGAATTTATATGAGAAGCCTCATAACCTTTTCGTAGCAGGATTTATGGGATCTCCTCAGATGAACTTCTTAGATGCAGAAGTTGAAGTTAGCGGCGATGTAGCAAGCCTTAAAGTGGCAGGCAATAGCATTCCTCTTCCTCCTGCGAAATCTAAAAAGTTAATCGAAGGCGGTTATGCAGGAAAGAAAGTAACATTCGGTATTCGTCCGGAAGACGTATATGATTCCGAAATGTTCATCGAGACATCGAAATGCGTATTCGAGTCCAACATTAAGGTATATGAATTGCTCGGTGCGGAAGTTTACTTGTACTTCGATTTAGCTGAGTTCCCTATTACAGCAAGAGTAGATTCTCGTACAACAGCAAGACCTGGCGATACCGTTAAGTTTGCATTCGATGTAGAGAAGATTCATGTATTTGATAAAGAGACAGAGCAGGTTATTACTAACTAA
- the rpe gene encoding ribulose-phosphate 3-epimerase, with protein sequence MLILSPSILAADFSILGKQIREVERAGAQYLHIDVMDGNFVPSISFGMPVISSLRKVSDIIFDVHLMIVEPERYIEDFVKCGADIITFHLEATSDPKALIDRIHELGKKAGISIKPKTPMESILPYLDSLDMLLVMTVEPGFGGQPYIPESTERIRQARGYIDERGLLTDIQVDGGITVDNVHVVLEAGANVIVAGSALFRGDIEKNVKGMLETMEASR encoded by the coding sequence ATGTTAATATTATCACCGTCTATTCTGGCGGCAGATTTCTCTATCCTTGGGAAACAGATAAGGGAAGTGGAGCGGGCCGGGGCGCAGTATCTTCATATCGATGTGATGGATGGAAACTTCGTACCTTCCATTTCCTTTGGTATGCCGGTGATAAGTTCCCTGCGGAAAGTTTCGGATATCATCTTCGATGTCCATCTTATGATTGTAGAACCGGAGCGATATATCGAAGACTTTGTCAAATGCGGGGCGGATATTATCACATTCCATCTGGAAGCAACGAGCGATCCGAAGGCTCTTATCGATAGGATTCATGAGTTGGGGAAAAAGGCAGGTATCTCTATCAAGCCGAAGACACCTATGGAGTCTATTCTGCCCTATCTCGATTCCTTGGATATGCTTTTGGTGATGACAGTAGAGCCTGGATTCGGAGGTCAACCCTATATTCCGGAATCTACGGAGCGTATCAGGCAGGCCAGGGGATATATCGATGAGCGGGGGCTCCTGACAGATATTCAGGTGGATGGCGGGATAACCGTAGATAACGTTCATGTGGTACTGGAAGCAGGGGCGAATGTTATTGTGGCAGGATCTGCACTTTTCAGAGGAGATATAGAGAAGAATGTGAAGGGAATGCTGGAGACGATGGAAGCATCCAGATAG
- a CDS encoding GGDEF domain-containing protein, which yields MTDRQTRTAIVQWLVPAILLIAVVIVMLFNFSAKSSQSAAEEVENSMMNVAEKYATKINHELVSMADAGKTVGYLMGTHIEFNKQFASNMAEVLCDNSRAYAIVYCDAYGNATRQDAAKIQMKDVSYFTEIYEETKEKEGVINEQTTASEEEAIKYIYVQDDEIGLSREAIVAIISLGAGENADKLLMYYPVEYFKSLFRKSEFDADAFYFLINPEGMILASTDYESEFLTGENIWATLKQNGGYSDTIAKATVRIKNKTSGSFSAVVNEEERKLIYTPIGINRWTLVVGVNQSYVNNLQSREWSNAKQMVYQLVVAILAFLGLLMAINIIDRIKSRENSKELGEKADTDLLTSLNNKLATERKIKEWMLNHPQEQAMLFVFDIDNFKKINDTLGHAFGDEVLRSLGHQIGSIFRATDVIGRTGGDEFTIFLKHLNEEALIEREAKKLCNFFKNFQAGEYVKYAATASIGAAVYPKDGKDFESLYKAADNALYTAKRRGKNQLAFFGDEELKSAEKKRVEEVSRKRG from the coding sequence ATGACGGATAGGCAAACAAGAACTGCTATTGTACAATGGTTAGTACCGGCCATTCTTTTGATAGCGGTTGTTATCGTAATGTTATTTAACTTTTCAGCAAAAAGTAGTCAGTCTGCGGCCGAAGAAGTAGAAAACAGTATGATGAATGTAGCCGAAAAATATGCCACCAAGATAAATCATGAATTAGTATCTATGGCAGATGCGGGAAAAACTGTGGGCTACCTTATGGGGACGCATATCGAATTTAATAAACAATTTGCTTCTAATATGGCAGAGGTTCTATGTGACAACTCCAGAGCGTATGCCATTGTTTATTGCGATGCCTATGGAAATGCAACACGCCAGGATGCTGCTAAAATTCAAATGAAGGATGTTAGCTATTTCACGGAAATATATGAAGAAACGAAGGAAAAAGAGGGTGTTATTAACGAGCAGACAACAGCCTCTGAGGAAGAGGCCATAAAATATATTTATGTGCAGGACGATGAAATCGGCCTATCGAGAGAAGCGATAGTAGCCATTATTTCTCTTGGAGCAGGGGAAAATGCAGATAAGCTGTTAATGTACTATCCCGTTGAGTATTTCAAGAGCCTATTTAGAAAATCAGAATTTGATGCGGATGCTTTTTATTTTCTTATCAATCCTGAGGGAATGATTTTAGCATCGACTGATTATGAGAGCGAGTTTCTAACCGGAGAAAATATATGGGCAACGCTAAAACAAAATGGAGGTTATTCCGATACGATAGCGAAGGCTACAGTTCGTATAAAGAATAAAACTTCGGGAAGTTTTAGTGCAGTTGTGAATGAAGAAGAAAGAAAGCTTATCTATACACCGATTGGAATCAATAGATGGACCTTGGTAGTCGGTGTGAATCAAAGCTATGTGAATAATTTGCAAAGCAGGGAGTGGAGCAACGCCAAGCAGATGGTTTATCAGTTGGTGGTTGCCATTTTGGCATTCCTTGGTCTGCTTATGGCCATTAATATTATAGATAGGATCAAAAGTAGAGAGAATAGTAAAGAGTTGGGAGAGAAAGCGGATACGGATCTTCTTACAAGCCTGAATAATAAGTTAGCAACAGAACGAAAGATTAAGGAATGGATGCTCAATCATCCTCAAGAACAGGCGATGTTGTTTGTATTCGATATCGATAATTTCAAGAAGATTAATGATACGCTCGGCCATGCCTTCGGCGATGAAGTGCTTCGTTCTTTGGGGCATCAGATTGGTTCCATCTTCCGGGCTACGGATGTAATTGGAAGGACCGGGGGAGATGAGTTCACTATTTTCTTAAAGCATTTGAATGAAGAAGCTCTTATTGAGAGGGAAGCTAAGAAGTTATGTAACTTTTTCAAGAATTTCCAGGCAGGTGAATATGTAAAATATGCGGCTACAGCGAGCATTGGAGCAGCAGTTTATCCTAAGGATGGCAAGGACTTCGAAAGCTTGTATAAGGCAGCAGATAATGCGCTCTATACGGCGAAAAGGCGCGGCAAGAATCAATTAGCTTTCTTCGGTGATGAAGAGTTAAAGAGTGCAGAGAAGAAACGAGTGGAAGAAGTGAGCCGGAAAAGAGGCTAG
- a CDS encoding PucR family transcriptional regulator — protein sequence MVSSQIIKTSIEELHAITKVDIGVFDLNGVEVASTFEMENAFSGLIADFAASPADSQVIGSEHLLKIRDEGEPMYVLVAKGGGDEAYMIGKIAVSQIQNLIIAYKERFDRNNFFQNLLLDNLLLVDIYNRAKKLHVEVSVPRVVLIVETKAERDMTATELLSGMFSSQSGDYITAVDESNVILIKSLKAGEGYEEIEQMADTIVDMMNMEAMLNVRVSYGTIVGELKDVSKSYKEAKMALDVGKIFYVEKKVNAYNTLGIGRLIYQLPVNLCKIFIEEIFGDRAPLDFDEETLTTINKFFENNLNVSETSRQLFVHRNTLVYRIEKLEKSTGLDIRTFDDALTFKIALMVVNYMKYLDTLQY from the coding sequence ATGGTATCAAGTCAAATAATCAAGACAAGCATTGAGGAATTGCATGCGATAACAAAAGTAGATATAGGAGTTTTCGATTTAAATGGGGTGGAAGTTGCTTCTACCTTTGAGATGGAGAACGCTTTTTCGGGTTTGATTGCAGACTTTGCAGCATCTCCGGCAGACAGTCAGGTTATCGGTAGCGAGCATCTGTTGAAAATCAGAGATGAAGGGGAACCGATGTATGTTTTAGTGGCAAAAGGGGGCGGTGACGAAGCCTACATGATAGGTAAGATCGCAGTCAGCCAGATCCAGAACTTGATTATTGCATATAAGGAACGTTTTGATCGAAATAATTTCTTCCAGAATCTTTTGTTGGACAATCTTCTTCTGGTTGATATTTATAATAGGGCGAAGAAGCTCCACGTAGAAGTTAGCGTACCCAGAGTCGTTTTAATTGTTGAGACGAAGGCGGAACGGGATATGACAGCGACAGAATTGCTCTCGGGGATGTTTTCCAGCCAATCAGGAGATTATATCACTGCAGTAGATGAAAGTAACGTCATCCTAATTAAGTCGCTGAAAGCAGGTGAAGGCTATGAGGAAATAGAACAAATGGCCGATACCATCGTGGATATGATGAATATGGAAGCGATGCTGAATGTAAGAGTGTCGTACGGTACGATTGTGGGAGAGCTTAAGGATGTATCGAAATCATATAAGGAAGCGAAGATGGCTCTCGATGTAGGAAAGATATTTTATGTGGAGAAGAAGGTAAATGCTTACAATACACTCGGTATTGGAAGGCTGATTTATCAGTTGCCCGTGAATCTGTGCAAGATATTTATTGAAGAAATATTCGGAGACAGAGCTCCGTTAGATTTTGATGAAGAAACACTTACTACCATTAATAAGTTCTTCGAGAATAATCTGAATGTATCGGAGACCTCCAGACAGTTATTTGTGCACCGAAATACGCTCGTTTATCGTATCGAGAAGCTGGAGAAGAGTACCGGGCTCGATATTCGTACCTTCGATGATGCGCTGACCTTTAAGATAGCACTGATGGTCGTGAATTATATGAAATATCTGGATACACTGCAATACTAG
- the metG gene encoding methionine--tRNA ligase, with the protein MSKGKYYITTAIAYTSGKPHIGNSYEIVLADSIARFKRKEGYDVFFQTGTDEHGQKIELKAQEAGVTPKEYVDNVAGTIKDLWNLMDTSYDKFIRTTDDYHEKQVQKIFKRLYDQGDIYKGAYEGMYCTPCESFWTESQLVDGKCPDCAREVKPAKEEAYFFKMSKYADRLIAHINEHPEFIQPVSRKNEMMNNFLLPGLQDLCVSRTTFKWGIPVDFAEGHVVYVWLDALTNYITGVGYDCDGNSSEQYKKLWPADLHLIGKDIIRFHTIYWPIFLMALGEELPKQVFGHPWLLQGDGKMSKSKGNVLYADDLADFFGVDGVRYFVLHEMPFDNDGVISWELMVERLNSDLANTLGNLVNRTISMSNKYFDGVVDNKKAATDAQKVFDEDLKAVVTGTYEKVGRKMEELRVADAMTEIFSLFKRCNKYIDETEPWVLAKGEENRDRLSTVLYNLVESIVIGASLLEPYMPSTAEKIAAQLNTSLRGFEELGAFGLYPSGNKVTDKPEILFARLDVKEVLEKAEALFAGRNAAEAVAESPEEVKEEGIDIEAKAEISYDEFAAMQFQVGEIIACEEVPKSKKLLCSKVRIGSQVKQIVSGIKQYYSAEEMVGKKVMVLVNLKPAKLAGVLSEGMLLCAEDAEGNLALMTPEKAMPSGAEIC; encoded by the coding sequence ATGAGTAAAGGAAAGTATTACATTACAACAGCGATTGCCTATACATCCGGCAAACCTCATATAGGCAATAGTTATGAAATCGTGCTTGCGGATAGTATTGCAAGATTCAAAAGGAAGGAAGGCTATGATGTATTCTTTCAGACCGGGACAGATGAGCATGGGCAGAAAATTGAATTAAAAGCACAGGAAGCCGGGGTTACTCCTAAGGAATATGTGGATAACGTAGCCGGAACGATTAAGGACCTGTGGAATCTTATGGATACCTCTTATGATAAATTCATTCGTACTACGGATGACTATCATGAGAAGCAAGTGCAGAAGATATTCAAGCGCTTATATGACCAGGGTGATATTTATAAAGGAGCATACGAAGGAATGTATTGTACTCCTTGTGAATCTTTCTGGACAGAATCACAGCTTGTGGACGGCAAATGCCCGGATTGTGCAAGAGAGGTGAAGCCGGCAAAAGAAGAAGCTTATTTCTTCAAAATGAGTAAATATGCGGATAGATTAATAGCCCATATCAATGAACATCCTGAATTCATACAGCCGGTATCCCGCAAGAATGAAATGATGAACAATTTCCTGCTTCCGGGTCTGCAGGATTTGTGTGTATCCAGAACTACTTTTAAATGGGGAATTCCTGTAGACTTCGCTGAAGGGCATGTTGTTTATGTATGGTTGGATGCGCTTACTAATTATATTACCGGGGTTGGCTATGATTGTGATGGCAATAGCAGTGAGCAGTATAAGAAGTTATGGCCGGCAGACTTGCACCTGATTGGCAAGGACATTATAAGATTCCATACGATTTATTGGCCTATTTTCCTTATGGCTCTGGGAGAGGAGCTTCCGAAGCAGGTATTCGGGCACCCCTGGTTATTACAAGGGGATGGCAAGATGAGTAAATCCAAAGGGAATGTATTGTATGCGGATGACCTGGCAGACTTTTTCGGCGTGGATGGAGTACGATATTTCGTATTACATGAGATGCCTTTTGACAATGACGGTGTAATTTCCTGGGAATTGATGGTGGAAAGACTCAATTCTGATTTGGCGAACACTTTGGGCAATCTAGTTAACAGGACTATCTCCATGAGCAATAAATATTTCGATGGAGTAGTGGATAATAAGAAAGCAGCCACAGATGCTCAGAAGGTTTTTGATGAGGATTTGAAGGCTGTGGTTACCGGAACCTATGAGAAAGTAGGAAGGAAGATGGAAGAGCTGCGGGTGGCAGATGCCATGACAGAAATCTTCTCACTTTTCAAACGCTGTAATAAATATATCGATGAAACAGAGCCGTGGGTGCTGGCTAAAGGAGAAGAGAACAGAGACAGATTATCCACTGTTCTCTATAATCTGGTGGAAAGTATCGTGATAGGAGCCTCTCTCCTGGAGCCTTATATGCCCTCAACAGCAGAAAAGATTGCAGCACAGTTGAATACTTCTCTGCGTGGTTTCGAAGAACTCGGCGCTTTTGGTTTGTATCCGTCCGGAAATAAAGTGACCGATAAACCGGAGATTCTGTTTGCCCGTCTGGATGTGAAGGAAGTTTTGGAGAAGGCTGAGGCTCTTTTCGCAGGAAGAAATGCGGCGGAAGCTGTGGCTGAGTCACCGGAAGAGGTGAAGGAAGAGGGAATAGATATCGAAGCGAAAGCAGAGATTTCATATGATGAATTTGCAGCGATGCAGTTCCAGGTAGGAGAGATTATCGCTTGTGAAGAAGTCCCCAAATCGAAGAAGCTTCTTTGTTCCAAGGTGCGTATCGGCAGTCAGGTGAAGCAGATCGTATCCGGTATCAAGCAATACTATTCAGCAGAGGAAATGGTCGGTAAGAAAGTGATGGTACTCGTTAATTTAAAACCGGCGAAGTTAGCCGGTGTACTATCCGAAGGAATGCTTTTGTGTGCGGAAGATGCAGAGGGAAATCTGGCGCTCATGACTCCTGAAAAGGCGATGCCGTCAGGTGCCGAAATTTGCTAA
- a CDS encoding DUF1002 domain-containing protein, with protein MKKWLMILGVLLLTGLFGMDASAKEEGKVVVALGADLTAEQKATVLELMGISEQQLAGYEVVYVTNEQEHQYLDEYLSSSVIGSRSLSSVMLKKGAAGSGVTVTTKNINYCTTGMYRNALLTAGVEDTEIIVAAPTQISGTAALIGAVKGYEKMAGEVISDASLSNALDELITTGELAKAAENVSSDDIEKLIAYIKEKVANGELETDEDIRAAVEEGEERFGVTLTKEEVERIVSLMNKLESMGLNSDYLISQAEKLYKKYGTDIVNHADEAISEAVNDAVKNAANGFFKSIKDSVTDFFNGLFNK; from the coding sequence ATGAAAAAGTGGTTGATGATACTTGGCGTGTTATTGCTTACAGGATTATTCGGTATGGATGCATCCGCGAAAGAAGAGGGGAAAGTTGTGGTTGCTCTCGGTGCAGACCTGACAGCGGAGCAAAAAGCTACGGTATTAGAGCTTATGGGAATATCGGAGCAGCAATTGGCAGGGTATGAAGTAGTTTATGTAACGAATGAGCAGGAACACCAATATTTGGATGAATATTTAAGCTCTTCCGTTATCGGAAGCAGGTCTTTATCCAGTGTAATGCTGAAAAAGGGTGCGGCCGGCAGCGGTGTAACCGTAACAACGAAGAATATTAATTACTGTACGACAGGGATGTACCGCAACGCTTTATTAACTGCGGGGGTAGAGGATACAGAAATTATTGTAGCGGCTCCGACACAGATTTCGGGAACCGCTGCTTTGATCGGTGCGGTGAAGGGCTATGAAAAGATGGCAGGGGAAGTGATATCCGATGCATCTCTTTCCAACGCACTGGATGAACTCATTACGACAGGCGAACTCGCTAAGGCGGCAGAAAATGTAAGCAGTGATGATATTGAAAAATTAATTGCATATATTAAAGAAAAGGTAGCGAACGGAGAGCTGGAGACGGATGAGGATATTCGTGCAGCGGTAGAAGAAGGGGAAGAGAGATTTGGCGTAACGCTGACAAAGGAAGAAGTAGAGAGAATTGTCAGCCTGATGAATAAGCTGGAGAGCATGGGATTAAACAGCGATTATTTAATTAGCCAAGCAGAAAAGTTATACAAAAAATATGGTACAGATATTGTTAATCATGCGGACGAAGCCATTAGTGAAGCGGTAAACGATGCGGTAAAAAATGCTGCCAACGGCTTCTTTAAGAGCATTAAAGATTCTGTAACAGATTTTTTTAATGGCCTCTTTAATAAGTAA
- a CDS encoding alpha/beta fold hydrolase has protein sequence MVRKKELYFDSRDNVSKIHAVQWIPDTDKPICILQIIHGMAEYVDRYDSFAQFMADKGILVVGEDHLGHGNSVVEGKPCGYFCEQDAATVVVRDSHRLKKMIQQEYPGVPYIILGHSMGSFILRNYLLRYGTGIQAAIIVGTGTQPGISLLAGKAIAAVQKAVYGAEHKSRLLNAICFLGYTSKIKNKSTAMDWLSKDESVVEAYLKDEKCGFTFTVNGFQTLFELIGRLNKKENLHKMPKDLPVLFASGAADPVGNYGKGVKMVCRSFLDTGMKNVQMKLYEDGRHEILNETDKRKVYDDIYLWILSVV, from the coding sequence ATGGTAAGAAAAAAAGAACTATATTTTGACTCTCGCGATAACGTTAGTAAAATCCATGCAGTACAGTGGATTCCTGATACGGACAAACCAATTTGCATTCTGCAGATTATCCATGGTATGGCAGAATATGTGGACCGTTATGATTCCTTTGCGCAGTTTATGGCGGATAAGGGAATCTTAGTCGTAGGTGAGGACCATTTGGGACATGGGAATTCTGTTGTAGAGGGTAAGCCTTGCGGATACTTCTGTGAGCAGGATGCTGCGACAGTGGTGGTAAGGGATTCCCATCGATTGAAAAAGATGATTCAGCAGGAATATCCGGGCGTGCCTTATATTATCCTGGGCCATAGTATGGGGTCTTTTATCCTGCGTAATTATTTACTCCGATATGGTACAGGAATACAGGCGGCTATTATCGTAGGCACGGGGACACAGCCCGGAATATCGCTTCTGGCAGGCAAAGCGATTGCTGCTGTGCAAAAGGCTGTTTATGGCGCAGAACATAAAAGCAGGTTGTTAAATGCAATATGCTTTCTTGGTTATACGAGCAAAATAAAGAATAAGAGCACGGCGATGGATTGGCTGAGCAAGGATGAATCGGTGGTTGAAGCGTATTTAAAGGATGAAAAATGTGGTTTTACTTTTACTGTAAATGGTTTTCAGACTCTTTTTGAATTAATAGGACGGCTTAACAAGAAGGAGAATCTTCATAAAATGCCAAAAGATCTTCCGGTCCTATTCGCATCGGGGGCAGCCGATCCGGTGGGAAATTATGGAAAAGGGGTGAAAATGGTATGTCGTTCCTTCCTTGATACGGGTATGAAGAATGTACAGATGAAGTTATATGAAGACGGCAGGCATGAAATATTAAATGAAACGGATAAAAGAAAAGTGTACGATGATATCTATTTATGGATATTATCCGTTGTATAA
- a CDS encoding YesL family protein, protein MGRIFDMDSPVMRFLTVMADLMILNILTIICCIPIITAGASLTGLHYVLLKMARNEEGYIVKSFFKSFKQNFRQATIIWLIILAFIIIFIGDIMIFNYAAIEFPKALRIFLIVLGLFMLMVAIYVFPVLSRFDNTVMNTIKNALFMSILSFPKTLLMLILYALPVVIFYFTPIAAPLIFLFGISAPSYFAAMLYSGTFKKFEPEEEEIIDRFEINGKNDEVN, encoded by the coding sequence ATGGGAAGAATTTTTGACATGGACAGTCCGGTCATGCGTTTTTTGACAGTAATGGCGGATTTAATGATATTGAATATTTTAACAATAATTTGTTGCATTCCAATTATTACAGCGGGAGCATCCTTAACAGGACTCCATTACGTTCTGCTTAAAATGGCACGCAATGAAGAAGGATATATTGTAAAGTCTTTCTTTAAATCATTTAAGCAGAATTTCAGACAGGCGACAATTATATGGTTGATTATCCTCGCTTTCATTATAATTTTTATTGGGGATATTATGATTTTTAATTATGCGGCTATTGAGTTTCCGAAAGCACTGCGTATTTTCTTAATCGTTCTGGGACTATTTATGCTGATGGTTGCTATTTATGTATTCCCGGTACTTTCCAGATTCGATAACACGGTGATGAATACAATTAAGAATGCGCTGTTTATGTCTATTTTAAGTTTTCCAAAGACATTGCTTATGCTGATTTTATATGCATTGCCGGTAGTAATTTTTTACTTTACACCGATAGCGGCGCCGCTCATTTTCCTTTTTGGAATCTCAGCACCATCTTATTTTGCGGCAATGTTATATAGTGGGACCTTTAAAAAGTTTGAACCAGAGGAAGAAGAGATTATAGATAGATTTGAGATTAATGGTAAGAATGATGAGGTAAATTAA